ATTCTCATTCGAATAATCAATAATTGCCTGCAGTGATTCCGGCCGATTTTCAAAATATCCATTCTGATAAACAAACACATTTGCATCATAACTGAGCGGATATCCCAGCAGCTTTTCTTCGTAAGAGGAAGCCTCCAATGCCTTTTGTGATGCACCTTCATATGCTTTTTGTGTCTCATTTAATGCGGCAAGTCCATATAAATATGCCTCCTCAAGTCCGTCACCATTCAGCAGATAAACATCCGGATAATCCTCTCCTTTTATGGTGTCATCATAGATCATTCCGATATAATCTAATGTATCCTGACATTTAAAAACTGCCTTAACACCGGTCTTTGCAAAATACTGTCTTGCTGCATATTCAAAGAAATCCATATAAGATGCATCCTCATACCACACCGTCAGATCTGTTTCTGCGGCATCATATGGATCTGTTTCTGCACCCGGCTGTTGTTCTTCTGCATCCGTCTGTTTTTCCGGCAAACGAAATGCCGCTTCTTTTTCAGGCTGTTTTGAAACGACACCAGCCATAATGGCTGCTCCTGCACATACCACTATGGCTGCAATTACACTTCTTTTCTGTACATTCTTCATAATCTCTTTCCTATTCCTCATTTTACGACAATAGACTGCACACATCCGTGTGCAGTCTTATTTTCATCCATTCATCAATCATGCAGACAGGTCAGCTATTCCATGATCCTTACATCTGATCCAGAGCTTTTTTCAGTTTTCCGATCATCTCATCTACATGTTTCTTCTCAATGATAAGTGGCGGTACAAAACGAAGTACATCCGCCCCCGCCGTAATCACGATCAGACCTTCCTCAAGTGCTTTTGCGGCGATCTGTCCGACCGGTTTTTCGGATACAACGCCCTGCATCAGTCCAAGTCCTCTGCGTGCCGTTAAGAAATCATAAGAATCAACCAGTTCATCTAATTTTTCTTCCAGATATGGTGCGATCTCTTTGACATGATCCGTGATATGGTCGCGCTCCATCATCTCAAGCACCTTGTCAACTGCAGCCCCTACAAATGGATTTCCACCATAAGTTGTTCCATGATCGCCCGGTTTTAAGGACTTTTCTGCTACTCTCTCTGTCATCATGAATGCTCCGACCGGTACACCGCAGCCAAGGGCTTTTGCACTTGTCATGATATCCGGTTTCACACCATAATGCTGCCATGCAAACATTTCTCCTGTTCGTCCCATACCACACTGGATCTCATCTAATATCAGTAAAATATCATGCTCATCACAAAGGCTTCTTACACCTTCCATAAACTCTTTCGTCGCCGGATAAATACCGCCCTCACCCTGTACTGTTTCAAACAGGATCGCACAGGTTTTATCCGTGATCAGCTTTTTCACACTGTCGAGATCATTGTAATCTGCAAATTTCACACCCGGCATCAGTGGTTCAAACGGTTCCTGGTAATGTTTAGTGCCGGTGACGGAAAGCGCTCCGATGCTTCTTCCATGGAAAGAATGATTCATTGCAATGATCTCATGACCTGCATGACCATCTCTCGTATAGGCATATTTTTTTGCAGCCTTGATCGCACCTTCGATTGCTTCTGTGCCACTGTTAGTAAAGAATACACGGTCCATACCGCTTGCCTTTTTTACCCGCTCTGCTGCATGGATGATCGGCACATTATAATAAAGATTTGACGTATGCATAATTTTATCGATCTGTGTTTTTAATGCATCCCCATACTCTTTATTACCATATCCGAATGCCTGCACAGCAATACCTGCCGCGAAATCCAGATATTCTTTGCCATCTGTATCGTACAGATACACTCCCTCTCCATGGTCTAATACCAATGAAAACCGGTTATATGTATGGAGGATATTCTCCTCTGCTTCACTTATATATCCTTCTTTATTCATAATAAAACTTCGTCTCCTTATCTCCTAATATAGCAGTTCCGATTCCGCGGTTTGTAAAGATTTCAAGAAGCAGGCAGTGTGCGATACGTCCATCTAAGATATGGACTCTTGAAACACCGTTCTCGATTGCATCAATACAGTTATTTAACTTCGGAAGCATGCCGCCACCGATAAATCCATCCCCGATCAATTCTCTTGCTTCTGATACACGAAGTTCAGAGATCAGGGTATCTTTATCTTCCGGATCTTTGTAAACACCCTCTATATCGGTTAAAAATGCCAGTTTTTCAGCCTTTACTGCTTTTGCGATCGCACATGCAGCATCATCCGCATTGATATTGTAGCTGTTGTATTCTGCATCCATTCCGACCGGACAGATGATCGGCAGGAAATCTTTTTCTAACAGATCATATAAGATCTGCGGATTTACCTCAGTGATTTCACCAACGTAACCGATATCCTCACCGTTTGAATATTTCTTCTCTACTTTTAAAAGTCCACCATCTTTTCCACTGATACCGACCGCATTTACTCCAAGTTCCTGTACCAGTGTCACAAGTGACTTATTGACTTTGTTCAGCACCATCTCAGCGATCTCCATGGTCGCTTCGTCTGTTTTGCGCAGTCCGTTGACAAATACAGGCTCCATACCGACTTTTCCGACCCACTTGCTGATCTCTTTTCCACCGCCGTGTACAATAATTGGTTTAAATCCAACCAGTTTTAACAGGGTAACATCCTGGATGACATGTTTTTTTAATTCTTCATCTACCATGGCGCTTCCACCATATTTTACCACAATGATCTTACGGTTAAAACGCTGTATGTAAGGGAGCGCTTCAATGAGCACTTCGGCTTTCTGCAAAATTTCTTTCATATTGTTATTTTCTTCCATTGCTTTGGTTCTCCTCTTCCCCTCTATAAAATGTTGATATTGCCGTGCGAAACTCTATCCATATTTTGTTTGCTGTGACCACCTGCCAGATAAAATGAAGGCACGCCTTTTTATGAACGGTAGTCGGCGTTGATTTTTACATAGTCGTAAGTCAGATCGCAGCCCCAGGCGGTAGCTTCTGCATCTCCCATTTTGATGTCGGCGATGGCGGTGACTGCCGGCTCGGATAAGATTTTGGTTGCTTCTTCTTCGCTGTAATCGACGGCGACACCGTCTTTGATGATCTGCATTTTTCCTGCGGCACTCTCAAAGAATAAGTCTACTTTTTCCGGATCAAACTGTGCACCAGAGTAGCCCATGGCACAGAGGATTCTGCCCCAGTTTGCATCATGTCCATAGATAGCTGCCTTGGTAAGGCTTGATGTGATGACGGATTTGCTTAAGATCTTTGCTTGTTCTTTTGTCTCAGCTCCGACTACTTTCACTTCAAACAATGCAGTTGCACCTTCTCCGTCTCCTGCCATCTGTTTTGCAAGTGTCTCGTTGACAAAACGGAGTGCTTTTGTAAATGTCTCATAATCCGCATTTTTCTCTGTGATCTTTGTATTTTCTGCCGTTCCGTTTGCCAGCAGAAGACAGGTGTCATTTGTGGATGTATCGCCATCTACAGAGATCATGTTATAGGTATCTTCCACGTCCGCTTTTAATGCTTCTAATAACAACTCCTGTGAAATCGCAGCATCCGTTGTCACAAAACTTAACATGGTACACATATTCGGATGGATCATGCCGGAACCTTTGCACATGCCGCCGATCGTGACCGTCTTACCGGAAAGTTCGATCTCAACTGCCACTTCTTTCTCATGCGTATCCGTTGTCATGATCGCAAGTGCAGCTTTATGTCCGCTTTCGATATCGCCATTTAATTGTGGAACCATCGTTTCAACTCCCGCACAGATACGTTCGATCGGAAGCTGCATACCAATGACTCCGGTTGATGCCACAAGTACCTCATCCGTCGGGATATGAAGCAGATTGTTTACTTTTTCTGCGGTTGCTTTACAGTAGCCCATTCCCTCTTCTCCGGTACATGCATTTGCGATACCTGCATTGACAACAACTGCCTGCGCCATTTTGCTGTCATAGACTACATGCTGATCCCATTTTACCGGAGCGGCCTTTACAATATTTGTGGTAAATGTACCTGCCACTGCACACGGAACCTCGCTGTAGATCATTGCCATATCTGTTCTGTCTTTATATTTGATTCCTGCTGCTGTGCTTGCTGCTTCAAATCCTTTTGCTGCGGTAACTCCGCCTTTGATCTGTTTCATCGTTTCCTCCATTCCTGCACTGCTTTCTAATGCAGACAAAGTTTTCTTTTGCATCTCAGGTTTGTGCGTAGCTCAAATCCTGCGTGTGAAAATTGTATTTTTACGGATTAAATACCGTCTGGTTTTCTTCATTTGTGACATATTCATAATAATTAACATCCTCACGGAATGTCCATCCCATCCCCTGCCAGAAATGATTTCCAACATCATTTTTTTTGAAGGCGATCAGATTTACTTTATTGACATGTTCACGTTTTAAAGCTGCAAGACAGGCCTCCACCATCTTTTGTCCAATGCCCTGCTTTCTGTAATCTTCGTGAACGCAGACATGATATAAACATCCGCGTCTTCCATCATGACCACACAGAATCGCACCGACGATCCTGCCATTTTCGCACGCCACCATGCTGGTAGTCGGATTACGTCTGATAAAACGTTCCACACCTTCTTTCGAATCGTCAATGCTCCGGATTCCAAACCCGTGGATTCCCATCCACAGCGCATGTACCTCCTCAAAATCCTCCATTGTCATCTCACGGATATTTACCTTGTTCTCTTTCATGTCTTTTATTCCTCTTCTAGCATAACTGTCTCATCCAGTTATTTTTTACCACATAAAATTGTAGTCACAGACTCCAATGTAATCGTCCATCCACTTTATGGGAACATCGGAACCATATTTAAGCCTTCTGCCTCATCAAAACCAAATAACAGGTTCATGTTCTGTACCGCCTGACCTGCTGCACCTT
The Roseburia rectibacter DNA segment above includes these coding regions:
- a CDS encoding aspartate aminotransferase family protein yields the protein MNKEGYISEAEENILHTYNRFSLVLDHGEGVYLYDTDGKEYLDFAAGIAVQAFGYGNKEYGDALKTQIDKIMHTSNLYYNVPIIHAAERVKKASGMDRVFFTNSGTEAIEGAIKAAKKYAYTRDGHAGHEIIAMNHSFHGRSIGALSVTGTKHYQEPFEPLMPGVKFADYNDLDSVKKLITDKTCAILFETVQGEGGIYPATKEFMEGVRSLCDEHDILLILDEIQCGMGRTGEMFAWQHYGVKPDIMTSAKALGCGVPVGAFMMTERVAEKSLKPGDHGTTYGGNPFVGAAVDKVLEMMERDHITDHVKEIAPYLEEKLDELVDSYDFLTARRGLGLMQGVVSEKPVGQIAAKALEEGLIVITAGADVLRFVPPLIIEKKHVDEMIGKLKKALDQM
- the argB gene encoding acetylglutamate kinase yields the protein MEENNNMKEILQKAEVLIEALPYIQRFNRKIIVVKYGGSAMVDEELKKHVIQDVTLLKLVGFKPIIVHGGGKEISKWVGKVGMEPVFVNGLRKTDEATMEIAEMVLNKVNKSLVTLVQELGVNAVGISGKDGGLLKVEKKYSNGEDIGYVGEITEVNPQILYDLLEKDFLPIICPVGMDAEYNSYNINADDAACAIAKAVKAEKLAFLTDIEGVYKDPEDKDTLISELRVSEARELIGDGFIGGGMLPKLNNCIDAIENGVSRVHILDGRIAHCLLLEIFTNRGIGTAILGDKETKFYYE
- the argJ gene encoding bifunctional glutamate N-acetyltransferase/amino-acid acetyltransferase ArgJ, translating into MKQIKGGVTAAKGFEAASTAAGIKYKDRTDMAMIYSEVPCAVAGTFTTNIVKAAPVKWDQHVVYDSKMAQAVVVNAGIANACTGEEGMGYCKATAEKVNNLLHIPTDEVLVASTGVIGMQLPIERICAGVETMVPQLNGDIESGHKAALAIMTTDTHEKEVAVEIELSGKTVTIGGMCKGSGMIHPNMCTMLSFVTTDAAISQELLLEALKADVEDTYNMISVDGDTSTNDTCLLLANGTAENTKITEKNADYETFTKALRFVNETLAKQMAGDGEGATALFEVKVVGAETKEQAKILSKSVITSSLTKAAIYGHDANWGRILCAMGYSGAQFDPEKVDLFFESAAGKMQIIKDGVAVDYSEEEATKILSEPAVTAIADIKMGDAEATAWGCDLTYDYVKINADYRS
- a CDS encoding GNAT family N-acetyltransferase, with product MKENKVNIREMTMEDFEEVHALWMGIHGFGIRSIDDSKEGVERFIRRNPTTSMVACENGRIVGAILCGHDGRRGCLYHVCVHEDYRKQGIGQKMVEACLAALKREHVNKVNLIAFKKNDVGNHFWQGMGWTFREDVNYYEYVTNEENQTVFNP